The Arachis hypogaea cultivar Tifrunner chromosome 16, arahy.Tifrunner.gnm2.J5K5, whole genome shotgun sequence genome contains a region encoding:
- the LOC112697837 gene encoding uncharacterized protein, producing the protein MDGYDGTVRLGAINLKQHDLRAGAAGEFDSGPDVSVSSPVTRQKAAAAKQFIENHYKNYLQGLQDRKDRRRELQRKVQEAQISVEEREEMMRNLERRETEYMRLQRRKVGIDDFEQLTVIGKGAFGEVRLCRAKGTGEVFAMKKLKKSEMLSRGQVEHVRSERNLLAEVDSRCIVKLHYSFQDADFLYLIMEYLPGGDIMTLLMREDILSEDVARFYIAESILAIHSIHQYNYVHRDIKPDNLILDKNGHLKLSDFGLCKPLDDKYSSILENEDFTSQESTSETDGYSASPWLMPKEQLQQWKRNRRTLAYSTVGTLDYMAPEVLLKKGYGMECDWWSLGAIMYEMLIGYPPFCSDDPRMACRKIVNWRTCLKFPEEPKISAEAKDLICRLLCDVDTRLGTRGIEEIKAHPWFKSVQWDLLYESEAAFRPTVTGDLDTQNFEKFPDIEGPPSVTATVGPWRKMLTSKDTNFIGYTFKKSDILKSLENSGADVKVNGSSNAPSLISLLGRIDLQDTVIPETEQKP; encoded by the exons CACCAGGCAGAAAGCCGCCGCCGCTAAACAGTTCATCGAGAATCACTACAAGAATTATCTCCAAGGATTGCAGGATCGCAAAGACAG ACGTAGAGAGCTACAGAGGAAAGTGCAGGAAGCTCAAATATCGGTTGAAGAGCGGGAGGAGATGATGAGGAATTTGGAGAGGAGAGAAACAGAATATATGAGGCTTCAGAGACGTAAAGTTGGAATTGATGATTTTGAGCAATTAACCGTAATTGGTAAAGGTGCTTTTGGTGAG GTGAGGCTATGTCGTGCTAAAGGTACAGGAGAGGTTTTTGCCATGAAGAAGTTAAAGAAGTCAGAAATGCTTAGCCGCGGACAG GTTGAACATGTTCGATCAGAGAGGAACTTGCTGGCAGAGGTTGACAGTAGATGCATAGTAAAACTCCATTATTCATTCCAAGATGCAGATTTCTTATATCTCATCATGGAATATTTACCTGGTGGTGACATTATGACATTGTTGATGAGAGaagatattctttctgaggaTGTTGCTCGTTTCTACATTGCTGAAAGCATTCTTGCTATTCACTCAATACATCAGTACAACTATGTCCACAG GGATATAAAACCAGATAACCTGATACTGGATAAAAATGGCCATTTGAAGCTTTCGGACTTTGGATTATGTAAGCCTCTTGATGATAAGTATTCAAGTATATTGGAAAATGAAGATTTTACCAGTCAAGAATCAACTAGTGAAACTGATGGATACTCTGCGTCCCCTTGGTTGATGCCTAAGGAACAATTACAGCAGTGGAAACGTAATCGGCGAACATTG GCATATTCAACGGTTGGAACTCTTGATTATATGGCACCTGAAGTTTTGCTCAAGAAGGGATATGGAATGGAATGTGACTGGTGGTCTCTTGGGGCAATCATGTATGAGATGCTTATTGGGTATCCTCCCTTCTGTTCTGATGATCCAAGGATGGCCTGCCGAAAG ATTGTTAACTGGAGAACATGCCTGAAATTCCCTGAAGAACCCAAGATATCAGCTGAAGCTAAGGATCTCATATGTCGCTTACTATGTGATGTTGACACTAGACTAGGAACCAGAGGAATAGAAGAAATAAAG GCTCATCCATGGTTCAAGAGTGTTCAGTGGGATCTGCTTTATGAATCAGAGGCTGCATTTAGACCTACAGTTACTGGAGACTTGGATACGCAAAATTTTGAGAAGTTTCCTGAT ATAGAAGGTCCACCATCTGTAACTGCAACTGTAGGACCTTGGCGAAAG ATGTTGACATCCAAAGACACCAATTTCATAGGATATACTTTTAAGAAATCAGACATTCTTAAATCACTTGAAAATTCAG GTGCAGACGTTAAAGTAAATGGATCATCAAATGCCCCATCATTGATATCCTTGTTAG GTAGGATTGATTTGCAAGATACCGTCATCCCAGAAACTGAGCAGAAGCCATAA